TATATAGATGTCTGTCTTTTTCATGTTCATTGTCGATGTTTCCTAAATTTTGTTTTTCCGGATTTTTCTAAGAAATGATTTTTTCGAGAGTGGCGGAAAACACGCTCTCCACCTTTTTGTACTCGGCGTCGCCGAAAGACTTCCAGCCGATGGCGCGCTTGAATCCGAGCCTCGCCGAATTGAAGAGCATAATCTGCCCCAAAAGCATGTGGGCGAGAATGCAAGCCTGCTCGCCGAAACTTTTGCCGCGCGTGCACACCGCAAGCATTTCGGAAAGCAGGTTCATAGACGGAAAGATTATTTTTTCGTAGATTACGTCGAACGCCTTTGTGGGGTACATTTCCTCGCGCGTGATAATCATTATTGTGTTGCGCAAAAGCGCGTCCGACTTCGAATCGACGCAAACGCGGCTCATCACGAAATCGAGTATGAGCTTCTTTGCGTCCGCCGCCGATTTCGTCTTTCCGATTTCCGCGCCCCGCGCAAAATAGTCCGCCATGTAGATGTGAATGTAGTCGGCAAGCTGCCTGACTGTCTCGTAATAAAGCTCGTTTTTCCCGCCGAAATAGTAGCTGATTGCGGCGTGATTGACGCCCGCGGTGGCGGCAATGCTGCGCGTACGCGCCGCCGACAGCGGATAGGTCGCGAACTCCTCAATCGCCGCCTTTATTATCTTTGCCTTTGCGTCGGAACAAACGCCCTCGGACAATTCGGCAACATAATTTTTTTCAATCATAAGGTTTAACCAAACGGTTAATCCGTTTGGTTGTCAAACTTTTTTTCGGAAATTTTATGCGTCGCGCCCTTCCCCCGACGCATAAAAAAAACGGCTGTTTGCAGACCGCCGTTCCCCGCGCAAACCCCGCGCTAATTTTCCACGCGCGAGCGCAGCACGGGCGAAACTATCGTCACGAAAATTCCGACCGCTCCCATCAGCGCGAACGAAAACCTCAAACTCGAAACGTGCGCTATGTAGCCGATAATCGGCGGGAAAAGCAGGAATCCGAAAAATCCGACTGTCGAAACGACCGCAATCGCCATGCCCGACGGCATTCTGCGCGAACGCCCCGCCAGACTATAACATGTGGGCACTACCGACGACACCCCGAAGCCCACAAGCAGAAATCCCAACGCGCCCGTTATCGCGCTCGGATACGAAATCGCCGTCGCCATGCCCGCGGCAATCAGCACGCCGCTTATCCGCAAAACCGCCAAGTGCCCGAAGCGGTTTATCAGGAAGTCGGCGACAAACCGCCCCGTAGCCATCGCCGACATGAACGAAATGAAGCCGATTCTGCTTGTGTCGGGAGGCGTTCCCACGACGTCGCGGAAGAAAATTACGCTCCAATCGAACATCGCGCCCTCGCAGCTCATGCAAGAAAACGCAATCACTCCCAAGAAGAGAATGAAGGGCGTCGGACGCCAAAAGCTCCGCGTGCGGGTGTCGGCCTCCGGCGCGAAATCCTCGACAACGAAGTAGCGCGAGGCAAGCAGCAGCGAGACGAATGTAAACACGTTCACCCCTATGTAGTGCGGCAGCACGCCGACGTTGAAGCCCACAAGCAACGCGCTCAAAACGCCGCCGGAAAAGCCCGCCAAACTCCACAACCCGTGGAACGACGCCATCACCGAACGCCCGTAGATGCGCTCGACGTCCACCGCCTGCGTGTTGATTGAAATGTTCGACATGTTCGCGGAAATCCCGAAGAGGAAAAGCGCGGCGAAAAGCGTCGAGATTGAGTCGGCGCAAGTCATCGCAAAAAGCATCGCGGGGTACAGCACGCCCGCAATGCGGACAATCTTCGCGCTCGAAAACTTCGCCACAAGCCAGCCCGACAACATCATCACCGACATCTGCCCGAGCGGAATAGCAAAGAGTATAGAGCCCAACGTGGCGTCGTCGAGGTTCAGCGACGCCTTGAAATCGGGAATGCGCGTCGCCCATGCCGAAAAAACCAAGCCCTGATTGAAGAAAAGCGCGCCCACCGCAATTCTGTTTAATATCCGACTATTTTTGCACATAAAAATACCGTATTACAGACTTTTGAATTTTTACGGAGGGAGGAGTTTGAAACCGAAAACGCGCTTGTCGATTAAAATTTTTCGAAAAAATACGCGCCCCCAAAGCACCCAGCCGCCCTACTTCTTCGCTGGCGCGGCGGACTTCCCCGCGCGTTCCGCGTCCTTCCGCGCCTTCTCGGCGGCGGCCTTCGCGCGGACGGCAGCGTCGATTTCCTCGAACCTGCGCTTCAACGACGCAAACTTTTCCGAAAGCGGCAATCCCGATTTCGCCGAAAGCCCCGCCGCCCGCGCAACGACCGCCCGCTTGAACGCGTCGGAAAGCGAAAGCGGAAGCCTCTCGTAAACCGACATCGCCTCCGCATATTTTTTCCGCGACTCGAAAAACCGCGCAAGCGCAAACGCCGTGCCCAACTTGTCGGGCGCGGAAAATATGCCGCGCGTAAGAAGCGCGTCGGCATGGCGCAAAGAGTCGCCGTAGCCGTCGTCAATCAGACGCATTAAAAGCGCGTCGTCGGGAATCCGCCCCACCCACGACTCTATGTATTTAGAGACCTCCTCCGCGCCCGCGCCCTTCGCCAACCGTCTGTTCGCCTCGCGCAGCACGACATACTGCGAAAGCCCGTCGATTTCCCCGCGTTCGAGAGCCGCCAACTGCACGTCAAGCCCCACATTGAACGGCGCGTACAAAGGGTCGCCCACAACAAGCGTCTGCCAACTCAAATCGGGAACGGAGGCATACGCAACCTCGCCCGCCGACATGCCCCGCGCATACGCCTCCGCGACGGCGTCCACATGGTGCGTGCCCGAAAGATACGGCTCGTAGACGTTTCCGAAAGACTGCGCCGCGCCGCAACGCAAAAACCGCAGAGTCCAGCCGCTCGAACGCAGATTTTTCGCGCTGTAAGAATATATGTGGTCGGCAATCGCGCCGTCGGCGAGGGAAAAGCCCTCCTCCAAGAAATAAAAACGCGGATTCGCCGCATACCACCCCAAATAAACTGCCGCGGCGTCCATTCGCGAATAGTAGTCGAAAAGCCCGCGCCCCTCGTCAACCGAAACGTCAAAATACATCGAGCGGAAAACCGACGCGG
The Opitutia bacterium KCR 482 genome window above contains:
- a CDS encoding CerR family C-terminal domain-containing protein; the protein is MIEKNYVAELSEGVCSDAKAKIIKAAIEEFATYPLSAARTRSIAATAGVNHAAISYYFGGKNELYYETVRQLADYIHIYMADYFARGAEIGKTKSAADAKKLILDFVMSRVCVDSKSDALLRNTIMIITREEMYPTKAFDVIYEKIIFPSMNLLSEMLAVCTRGKSFGEQACILAHMLLGQIMLFNSARLGFKRAIGWKSFGDAEYKKVESVFSATLEKIIS
- a CDS encoding MFS transporter, encoding MCKNSRILNRIAVGALFFNQGLVFSAWATRIPDFKASLNLDDATLGSILFAIPLGQMSVMMLSGWLVAKFSSAKIVRIAGVLYPAMLFAMTCADSISTLFAALFLFGISANMSNISINTQAVDVERIYGRSVMASFHGLWSLAGFSGGVLSALLVGFNVGVLPHYIGVNVFTFVSLLLASRYFVVEDFAPEADTRTRSFWRPTPFILFLGVIAFSCMSCEGAMFDWSVIFFRDVVGTPPDTSRIGFISFMSAMATGRFVADFLINRFGHLAVLRISGVLIAAGMATAISYPSAITGALGFLLVGFGVSSVVPTCYSLAGRSRRMPSGMAIAVVSTVGFFGFLLFPPIIGYIAHVSSLRFSFALMGAVGIFVTIVSPVLRSRVEN
- a CDS encoding TIGR03790 family protein, coding for MLISSFAYAAVDVSRIFIIANSDSTDSLRLAEFYSRARSIPSENIIPVSAGKSAVISRSVYERSVADPVIDALVARGAVSATVIGRSAKYPRRLYAFLSHDVDFIVMCMMPHSVAPTSPKKSPFDGASVDSELAATFIASDSLARSCPNPLFRNYANPDSHKVFGVLRVARLDGDSFATAKKSVESALAAERTGLRGRVYIDKSKKYAMGDRWLDSAASVFRSMYFDVSVDEGRGLFDYYSRMDAAAVYLGWYAANPRFYFLEEGFSLADGAIADHIYSYSAKNLRSSGWTLRFLRCGAAQSFGNVYEPYLSGTHHVDAVAEAYARGMSAGEVAYASVPDLSWQTLVVGDPLYAPFNVGLDVQLAALERGEIDGLSQYVVLREANRRLAKGAGAEEVSKYIESWVGRIPDDALLMRLIDDGYGDSLRHADALLTRGIFSAPDKLGTAFALARFFESRKKYAEAMSVYERLPLSLSDAFKRAVVARAAGLSAKSGLPLSEKFASLKRRFEEIDAAVRAKAAAEKARKDAERAGKSAAPAKK